One part of the Brevundimonas sp. NIBR11 genome encodes these proteins:
- a CDS encoding lipopolysaccharide biosynthesis protein, with protein MPFDPPPAAARIVRPNVLAWLDHARAMSVSLGTRGLEAAAKFGLYALAARMLGGHDSGRFFLALGVIQIVSTVARLGMEKPITRHVAAELAVGDVQAARQAALTAGGSVLIASLVAAVLLAAAAPLMARHWTGQADMALPLMLAALIIPIQNMAFVVAYVLIGLERGAAGQMVMNALPPVLSLIALCLGANSLEGLLLAYAGSFGICALVGAGLVVTTRWSHRHPQIAPGTALPGLWRGARRLMVVDVIQAALITIPVLVLGVFAAPEAVSVFSLCNRLAMLVTIVVLSLGAMSAPRFARHHRLQDWPALRAAAIDNRRVTVALCLPLIAVLGLGAGPLLILLGVSAEQGTPVLLILLLGQLAYCLFPSRDLLLAMAGEERILRLISLMQLVGCVTLCFALTPALGAVGAASASTCIWIGGALAVNAAARRRLPQLDL; from the coding sequence ATGCCGTTCGATCCCCCGCCCGCCGCCGCTCGCATCGTAAGGCCAAACGTCCTCGCTTGGCTGGATCACGCGCGGGCCATGTCGGTATCGCTGGGCACGCGGGGGCTGGAGGCGGCGGCGAAATTCGGCCTCTACGCGCTCGCGGCGCGAATGCTGGGCGGGCACGATTCCGGCCGATTCTTCCTCGCCCTCGGCGTGATCCAGATCGTCTCGACCGTCGCCCGGCTCGGCATGGAAAAGCCGATCACCCGCCATGTCGCCGCCGAACTGGCCGTCGGCGATGTGCAGGCCGCGCGACAGGCCGCCTTGACGGCGGGCGGCTCGGTTCTGATCGCCAGCCTCGTCGCCGCCGTCCTACTAGCCGCCGCCGCGCCCCTCATGGCCCGACACTGGACGGGTCAGGCGGACATGGCCCTGCCGCTGATGCTGGCGGCCCTGATCATCCCGATCCAGAACATGGCCTTCGTGGTCGCCTACGTCCTGATAGGACTGGAACGCGGCGCGGCGGGCCAGATGGTCATGAACGCCCTGCCGCCCGTCCTGTCGCTGATCGCCCTGTGTCTCGGCGCCAACAGTCTGGAGGGGTTGCTGCTGGCCTACGCCGGATCGTTCGGGATCTGCGCCCTCGTCGGCGCGGGGCTGGTGGTCACGACCCGCTGGTCGCACAGGCATCCGCAGATCGCCCCCGGAACCGCTCTGCCCGGCCTCTGGCGCGGCGCTCGGAGGCTGATGGTCGTCGACGTCATTCAGGCGGCGCTGATCACCATCCCGGTGCTGGTGCTGGGGGTCTTCGCCGCGCCGGAGGCGGTCAGCGTCTTCTCGCTCTGCAACCGGCTCGCCATGCTGGTCACCATCGTGGTGCTGAGCCTCGGCGCCATGTCGGCCCCGCGTTTCGCACGCCATCACCGACTGCAGGACTGGCCCGCCCTGCGCGCCGCCGCGATCGACAACCGCCGCGTCACCGTCGCCCTGTGCCTACCCCTGATCGCCGTGCTGGGGCTGGGGGCCGGGCCGCTGCTGATTCTGCTCGGCGTGTCGGCGGAGCAGGGGACGCCGGTCCTGCTGATCCTGCTATTGGGGCAGCTGGCCTACTGCCTGTTCCCATCGCGCGACCTGCTTCTGGCCATGGCGGGAGAGGAGCGGATTCTGCGTCTGATCAGCCTGATGCAGCTGGTCGGCTGCGTGACGCTGTGCTTCGCGCTGACGCCCGCGCTGGGCGCCGTGGGCGCGGCCTCGGCCAGCACCTGTATCTGGATCGGCGGGGCGCTGGCGGTGAACGCCGCCGCCCGCCGCCGCCTGCCCCAGCTCGATCTCTAG
- a CDS encoding polysaccharide biosynthesis/export family protein: protein MALKLFSFVVALLVAGCGTTQSISPREREPHRFAAWSDAAPAYRLGVGDRLKIDYLLTPELTQEVVVEPDGFVSLRAAGRLAAQNLTPSELEAAVQAASARRLRQPIVSLSVTEARSARIIVGGAVQRPGVYPLSARASTLEAVMLAGGFSPESRMDQVVVIRQRPGADAMLRTVDLRRFVASGEAETGIALASEDIVFVPRSRIAEVDLWIDQYVNRLLPFSRSVNYSNTFEGVR from the coding sequence ATGGCTCTAAAGCTGTTCTCCTTCGTGGTCGCCCTGCTTGTCGCGGGCTGTGGCACGACCCAGTCGATCAGCCCGCGCGAGCGCGAGCCGCACCGGTTCGCGGCCTGGAGCGACGCGGCGCCCGCCTACCGTCTCGGCGTCGGCGACCGGCTGAAGATCGACTATCTGCTGACCCCCGAGCTGACGCAGGAGGTCGTCGTCGAGCCGGACGGCTTCGTCAGCCTGCGCGCGGCGGGACGGCTGGCGGCGCAGAACCTGACCCCGAGCGAACTGGAGGCGGCGGTGCAGGCCGCCTCGGCCCGGCGCCTGCGACAGCCCATCGTCAGCCTGTCCGTGACCGAGGCGCGGTCGGCGCGGATCATCGTTGGCGGGGCGGTCCAGAGGCCGGGCGTCTATCCGCTGTCGGCCCGCGCCTCGACGCTGGAGGCGGTCATGCTGGCCGGAGGTTTCTCGCCCGAGAGCCGGATGGATCAGGTGGTCGTCATCCGCCAGAGGCCCGGCGCCGACGCCATGCTGAGGACTGTGGACCTGCGCCGTTTCGTGGCGAGCGGAGAGGCCGAGACCGGCATCGCCCTGGCCTCCGAGGACATCGTCTTCGTGCCGCGCAGCCGCATCGCCGAGGTCGATCTGTGGATCGACCAGTACGTCAATCGCCTTTTGCCGTTCAGCCGCTCGGTCAACTACAGCAACACCTTCGAGGGCGTCCGATGA
- a CDS encoding glycoside hydrolase family 88 protein produces MFGLKQALLVAQAALALAVAACAHAAPAVEAEALQQARRVADWQLNHMDRFDYVSTFQDHTEDPTDWIQATFWAGLGDFADATGDARYADAVIAHGQANGWSYGDRPRHADDDAIGHVWVWAAAHAEGEERARRLAPTRARFDPVAAAPSDVPLIFGEERGERACQVRWCWSDAIFMAPPVWAAVSQVTGDPTYWRHADRELQAAVAQLYDADDHLFYRDSRFIGRPGESGKKVFWSRGNGWSYAGLAKILDALPADDPSRPRYVELFRQMSARIAGLQGAEGYWPVSLLDAGGPPETSGTAFFVYGLAWGVNHGVLDRATYGPTVRKGWDALERAIQPDGRLGWVQQVGYAPDRVVATDTQLYGVGALLMAASEVSQREDW; encoded by the coding sequence ATGTTCGGATTGAAGCAGGCGCTCCTAGTCGCCCAAGCGGCGCTCGCCCTCGCCGTCGCGGCCTGCGCCCATGCCGCCCCCGCCGTGGAGGCGGAGGCGCTGCAACAGGCCCGCCGCGTGGCGGACTGGCAACTGAACCACATGGACCGGTTCGACTATGTCTCCACGTTCCAGGACCACACCGAGGACCCGACCGACTGGATTCAGGCGACTTTCTGGGCCGGGCTGGGCGACTTCGCCGACGCCACGGGCGACGCGCGCTATGCCGACGCCGTCATCGCCCACGGCCAGGCCAACGGCTGGAGCTATGGCGACCGGCCGCGTCACGCCGACGACGACGCCATCGGTCACGTCTGGGTTTGGGCCGCCGCCCATGCGGAAGGCGAAGAGCGCGCACGTCGTCTGGCCCCGACCCGCGCCCGCTTCGACCCCGTCGCCGCGGCCCCCAGCGACGTCCCCTTGATTTTCGGCGAGGAGCGAGGCGAGCGCGCCTGTCAGGTCCGCTGGTGCTGGTCCGACGCCATCTTCATGGCCCCGCCGGTCTGGGCCGCCGTGTCGCAGGTGACGGGCGACCCGACCTACTGGCGTCATGCCGACCGCGAACTGCAGGCCGCCGTTGCACAGCTCTACGACGCCGACGACCACCTCTTCTATCGCGACAGCCGCTTCATCGGCCGCCCAGGAGAGTCGGGGAAGAAGGTCTTCTGGAGCCGGGGCAATGGCTGGTCCTATGCTGGGCTGGCGAAAATCCTCGATGCTCTTCCCGCCGACGACCCGTCGCGCCCTCGCTATGTCGAGCTGTTCCGCCAGATGTCGGCCCGCATCGCCGGGTTGCAGGGCGCCGAGGGCTACTGGCCTGTGTCGCTGCTCGATGCCGGCGGGCCGCCGGAGACGAGCGGCACGGCCTTCTTCGTCTACGGCCTGGCCTGGGGCGTGAACCACGGGGTGCTGGATCGGGCGACCTATGGGCCGACTGTTCGCAAGGGCTGGGATGCCCTGGAGCGCGCCATCCAACCGGACGGCCGGCTCGGCTGGGTGCAGCAGGTAGGCTACGCGCCCGACCGCGTCGTCGCCACCGACACTCAGCTGTATGGTGTCGGCGCGCTTCTGATGGCCGCGTCCGAAGTTTCGCAGCGTGAGGATTGGTAA
- a CDS encoding WecB/TagA/CpsF family glycosyltransferase has protein sequence MSAFPRRRFLGVDFTPLPLDEAVGRIIARDPAAPFAFVVTPNAQHVVAARSGDDRFAGPQGAAWMVLNDSRILRLLSHGLFGFDMPVAPGSDVVARLFERGVPADATLTLIGGDAKVEATLRQRFGIRSVARFTPSFGFWRDPAEVEQCLAFVRAHPARYVFLIAGAPQSEELARRLSATPGVTGVGLCVGSALNFLTGRVRRAPVWMREAGLEWAWRLALNPRGHFRRVFIESAPILWIALIERLRTVRRPA, from the coding sequence ATGAGCGCGTTTCCCCGTCGTCGTTTCTTGGGCGTGGACTTCACGCCGTTGCCTCTGGACGAGGCCGTCGGGCGGATCATCGCCCGCGATCCGGCCGCGCCGTTCGCCTTCGTCGTGACCCCGAACGCCCAGCATGTGGTCGCCGCCCGATCCGGCGACGACCGGTTCGCGGGGCCGCAAGGCGCGGCCTGGATGGTGCTGAACGATAGCCGAATTCTGCGCCTTTTGTCGCACGGTCTGTTCGGCTTCGACATGCCCGTGGCGCCGGGCAGCGACGTGGTGGCGCGGCTGTTCGAGCGAGGTGTCCCTGCCGATGCGACCCTGACCCTGATCGGCGGCGACGCGAAGGTGGAGGCGACCCTGCGCCAGCGGTTCGGCATCCGCTCGGTCGCCCGGTTCACGCCCTCGTTCGGGTTCTGGCGCGATCCGGCGGAGGTCGAGCAATGCCTCGCCTTCGTCCGCGCCCACCCCGCCCGCTATGTCTTCCTGATCGCCGGGGCGCCTCAGTCGGAGGAGCTGGCCCGGCGTCTCTCCGCCACGCCGGGCGTCACCGGCGTGGGCCTCTGTGTCGGCAGCGCGCTGAACTTCCTCACCGGTCGTGTTCGCCGCGCGCCCGTCTGGATGCGCGAGGCCGGGCTGGAGTGGGCCTGGCGTCTGGCCCTGAATCCGAGGGGACATTTCCGACGCGTCTTCATCGAGTCCGCCCCCATCCTCTGGATCGCCCTCATCGAGCGTCTGCGAACGGTCCGGCGCCCGGCATGA
- a CDS encoding TonB-dependent receptor, translating to MTKATLCGGRALLLSSVAALAMTTSAFAQSAPEAQPAQDDASAVDEVVVTGIRATQRNSIAVKRETATIVDAIVNDEIGSLPDNSVGDTLERITGVTADRFKGNANELSVRGLGPTLSFSTFNGREVSTAGPDRSVAFQQFPSELVNGVLVYKSQQADFVDGGIAGVIDLRSIRPLEATPRLQAEYRGVYQPKDDAILGRNGRGYRANISWTNRWLDTAIGDLGLSIGYQHQDQAVPEDYYTTNSAFIPCNTVANNPNFIGGTAAQQTAAGTSFNCALRPTLSAANQAGTTQGPLYFGTTSRTFRQINTSEERDGLLGAIQWRPTDQLDFTLDAQYSNRASLENRNQLAITEAARGIRPLIIGGEGNDYSDGALISYTGNSNLEVQFEDRLREEEYIGGGLFTRWQGDRLRLTGDLSYSQSHRTELQKATNMRSNRRVVYTLDGTHDVVPNVEFVDFDVTNPANFLVTTPASNTNYARYRLVTDREDAIAAARVDGLYDLGDEGFFRSIGLGARVSEHTRETDLNNNADVAIPIARDGMTAAQIVASANANCRVPFATTEFMSASPTNIRSWAQFDNSCLFRAYTGRETNPLLADSRGPEDIDVTETITALYAMTSFGTDWNNIPVSGNFGLRYVSTQVEARGFRSAVTVTPSVAGSAATIVVVPGTITQITGEGDYDYWLPSANVNFDLSDRTRLRFGVSRSIARVGIEEFNVGINPIVDATATTVAGVLANSQTGNPNLKPLEAWNFDSSLEFYLNADTSFSIAPYYKLVKGAAFDAVQPFTTSIIANGQEVTFNAVAPANDTEQRHLYGVELTGSHVFTDLPGLWSGLGVSAGYNYAEADFEFPDPSTVAPYVDPANLRGLSRHTANASLFWEGMGLQLRAAYRYRSEYSKPNSSTNRGVQGAGYLNLSASYRVNSHVQFKAQALNVLNERDVMYKAGEDSITEVSESTPQFYAGFVLRY from the coding sequence ATGACCAAAGCCACGCTCTGCGGGGGTCGCGCCCTGCTCCTGTCGTCGGTCGCCGCCCTGGCGATGACAACCAGCGCCTTCGCCCAGAGCGCGCCCGAGGCCCAACCCGCGCAGGACGATGCATCGGCCGTCGACGAGGTCGTCGTCACCGGCATCCGCGCGACCCAGCGCAACTCCATCGCCGTGAAGCGCGAGACCGCGACCATCGTCGACGCCATCGTCAACGACGAGATCGGCTCCCTGCCCGACAACTCCGTCGGCGACACGCTGGAGCGGATCACGGGCGTCACCGCCGACCGGTTCAAGGGCAACGCCAACGAACTGTCGGTCCGGGGCCTCGGCCCCACCCTGTCCTTCTCGACCTTCAACGGCCGCGAGGTTTCGACCGCCGGTCCGGACCGTTCCGTCGCCTTCCAGCAGTTCCCGTCCGAGCTCGTGAACGGCGTCCTCGTCTACAAGTCGCAGCAGGCGGACTTCGTGGACGGCGGGATCGCCGGGGTCATCGACCTGCGCTCCATCCGCCCGCTGGAGGCCACGCCCCGCCTCCAGGCCGAATACCGCGGCGTCTACCAGCCCAAGGACGACGCCATCCTCGGCCGCAACGGCCGGGGCTATCGCGCCAACATCTCCTGGACCAACCGCTGGCTGGACACCGCCATCGGCGATCTGGGCCTGAGCATCGGCTACCAGCATCAGGACCAGGCGGTGCCCGAGGACTACTACACCACCAACTCGGCCTTCATTCCCTGCAACACCGTCGCCAACAACCCCAACTTCATCGGCGGCACGGCGGCCCAGCAGACCGCGGCTGGGACCAGCTTCAACTGCGCGCTGCGCCCGACGCTCAGCGCCGCCAACCAGGCCGGCACGACGCAAGGGCCGCTCTATTTCGGCACCACCTCGCGCACCTTCCGCCAGATCAATACCTCGGAGGAACGTGACGGCCTGCTCGGCGCCATCCAGTGGCGTCCGACCGACCAGCTCGATTTCACCCTGGACGCCCAGTATTCGAACCGCGCCAGCCTGGAGAACCGCAACCAGCTGGCCATCACCGAGGCCGCGCGCGGCATCCGCCCCCTGATCATCGGCGGCGAGGGCAACGATTATTCGGACGGCGCCCTGATCAGCTACACGGGCAACTCCAACCTGGAGGTCCAGTTCGAGGATCGCCTGCGCGAGGAGGAATATATCGGCGGTGGCCTGTTCACCCGCTGGCAGGGGGATCGCCTGCGTCTGACCGGCGACCTGTCCTATTCCCAGTCGCACCGCACCGAGCTGCAGAAGGCCACCAACATGCGGTCCAACCGCCGGGTGGTCTATACGCTGGACGGCACGCACGACGTGGTCCCGAACGTCGAGTTCGTCGATTTCGACGTGACCAATCCGGCGAACTTCCTGGTCACCACGCCCGCCTCGAACACCAACTACGCCCGCTATCGTCTGGTCACGGACCGCGAGGACGCGATCGCGGCGGCGCGGGTCGACGGCCTCTATGACCTCGGCGACGAAGGCTTCTTCCGCTCCATCGGCTTGGGCGCCCGGGTGTCGGAACACACCCGCGAGACCGACCTGAACAACAACGCCGACGTCGCCATCCCCATCGCCCGCGACGGGATGACGGCGGCCCAGATCGTGGCCTCGGCCAACGCCAACTGCCGCGTCCCCTTCGCCACCACCGAGTTCATGAGCGCGTCCCCGACCAACATCCGGTCCTGGGCCCAGTTTGACAACAGCTGCCTGTTCCGCGCCTACACAGGCCGCGAGACCAACCCCCTGTTGGCCGACTCGCGCGGGCCGGAAGACATCGACGTCACCGAGACCATCACCGCCCTCTATGCGATGACCTCCTTCGGGACCGACTGGAACAACATCCCGGTCAGCGGCAACTTCGGCCTGCGCTATGTGTCGACCCAGGTGGAGGCGCGCGGCTTCCGCTCGGCCGTCACGGTCACGCCTTCGGTCGCTGGTTCGGCCGCGACCATCGTCGTCGTGCCGGGCACCATCACGCAGATCACCGGCGAGGGCGACTACGACTACTGGCTGCCCAGCGCGAACGTGAATTTCGACCTCAGCGACCGGACGCGTCTGCGCTTCGGCGTGTCGCGTTCCATCGCTCGCGTCGGCATCGAAGAGTTCAACGTCGGCATCAACCCGATCGTGGACGCCACCGCCACCACCGTCGCCGGCGTCCTCGCCAACTCCCAGACCGGCAACCCGAACCTGAAGCCGCTGGAAGCCTGGAATTTCGACTCATCGCTGGAGTTCTATCTGAACGCCGACACCAGCTTCTCGATCGCCCCCTACTACAAGCTGGTGAAGGGCGCGGCCTTCGACGCGGTCCAGCCGTTCACCACCTCGATCATCGCCAACGGCCAGGAAGTCACCTTCAACGCCGTGGCCCCGGCCAACGACACCGAGCAGCGCCACCTGTACGGCGTGGAGCTGACGGGCAGCCACGTCTTCACCGACCTGCCCGGTCTGTGGAGCGGGCTGGGCGTATCGGCGGGCTACAACTACGCTGAGGCGGACTTCGAATTCCCCGACCCCTCGACCGTCGCCCCCTATGTCGATCCGGCCAATCTGCGCGGCCTGTCGCGCCACACCGCCAACGCCTCGCTGTTCTGGGAAGGCATGGGTCTCCAGCTGCGCGCCGCCTACCGCTATCGCTCCGAGTACTCCAAGCCCAATAGCTCCACTAACCGGGGCGTCCAGGGCGCGGGCTATCTGAACCTCTCGGCCAGCTATCGCGTGAACTCCCACGTCCAGTTCAAGGCCCAGGCCCTGAACGTGCTCAACGAGCGGGACGTCATGTACAAGGCCGGCGAGGACTCGATCACCGAGGTCTCGGAGAGCACGCCGCAGTTCTACGCCGGCTTCGTGTTGCGCTACTGA
- a CDS encoding Wzz/FepE/Etk N-terminal domain-containing protein → MTPVVQTVMEAPATPRGLLSLRDVLVHVFYNQKAIIVCLLIGLGLGVATAALTPPTYTAAGLVLLRIGATQAAQEGLNGPQTYQGGEVVLRALQSEVQIIRSDPVIAAAMARLGGGEPADPKAMAAFAESLKVEIEDGSNVLRIAFVSPDRAHALAAVQAVLDAYLDRRAQLYVNGSRARQDGEIARYDRALSDTEAEIQRIRLDHDVLDIDKDIALASDRLEALVQRSGQVQERRGAVGAELTAVARQLATTEGRVLDSQERTNTTPNDEARNTLLRLRQDRAHVVEQYNEDWPGLAEIDARIAAAQAQIVENAQDIRSSDRTVRNPVADLLVQRRASLRIELASLQRQSAELETQLAAARARVADLRTAEMRLHDLERSRSASETIHRSLLIGRAGAALEDQAVDDRNTTVRIVQPPTAPMSGRDLRPTLILAGLALGVALAVATTAVGMVLRQVFIAPGEAESSLGLDAVMTIDATASNLRSDAGLTAMARLAGVLLDLSIDGRPLQVFQFVGDDAGAKCRLALGVAQAMATQARGPVLLIDLDAAEHYRRKAGGSVQRLPAGRSHLEVAQSASAGLWAALNPLETPLGAPTATVQDGRTFLDLMRGAFSRIVLVGARDFDTPEARRLHGLADASLLIVQAEATRAPAARRMREVVLASGGDLLGFVFTGRKHHVPEAIYRWL, encoded by the coding sequence TTGACCCCAGTCGTCCAGACAGTGATGGAAGCGCCCGCCACGCCGCGCGGTCTGCTGTCCCTGCGCGACGTCCTGGTCCACGTCTTCTACAATCAGAAGGCGATCATCGTCTGCTTGTTGATCGGGTTGGGCTTGGGAGTGGCGACGGCTGCTCTGACCCCGCCGACCTATACGGCCGCCGGCCTTGTCCTGCTGCGGATCGGCGCGACGCAAGCGGCGCAGGAGGGGCTGAATGGGCCCCAGACCTATCAGGGCGGAGAAGTGGTTCTGCGGGCGCTGCAGTCCGAGGTCCAGATCATTCGCAGCGACCCGGTCATCGCGGCGGCGATGGCGCGGCTGGGGGGCGGCGAGCCCGCCGATCCGAAGGCCATGGCGGCCTTCGCCGAGAGCCTGAAGGTCGAGATCGAGGACGGGTCGAACGTCTTGCGCATCGCCTTCGTCAGCCCGGATCGCGCCCATGCGTTGGCGGCGGTGCAGGCGGTGCTGGACGCCTATCTCGATCGGCGCGCCCAGCTCTATGTCAACGGCTCGCGCGCGCGTCAGGACGGCGAGATCGCCCGCTATGACCGTGCGCTGAGCGACACCGAAGCCGAGATCCAGCGCATTCGCCTGGATCACGACGTTCTCGACATCGACAAGGACATCGCCCTGGCGTCAGACCGACTGGAGGCGTTGGTCCAGCGCTCGGGTCAGGTGCAGGAGCGGCGCGGCGCGGTCGGGGCCGAGCTCACCGCCGTGGCGCGTCAGCTGGCGACCACGGAAGGCCGGGTTCTTGACAGTCAGGAGCGGACCAACACCACGCCGAACGACGAGGCCCGCAACACCCTCCTGCGCCTGCGTCAGGACCGCGCCCACGTGGTCGAACAGTACAACGAGGACTGGCCGGGTCTGGCCGAGATCGACGCCCGCATCGCCGCCGCCCAGGCCCAGATCGTCGAGAACGCCCAGGACATCCGCTCCAGCGACCGCACGGTGAGGAACCCGGTCGCCGACCTTCTGGTCCAACGCCGCGCCTCGCTGAGGATCGAGCTGGCGTCCCTGCAACGCCAGTCGGCGGAGCTGGAGACCCAGCTCGCCGCCGCCCGCGCCCGCGTCGCCGATCTGCGCACCGCCGAGATGCGGCTGCACGACCTCGAGCGCAGCCGCTCGGCCTCGGAGACCATTCACCGCAGCCTGCTGATCGGCCGCGCCGGCGCCGCGTTGGAGGATCAGGCCGTCGACGACCGCAACACAACGGTCCGCATCGTCCAGCCGCCGACCGCGCCGATGAGCGGACGCGATCTGCGTCCGACGTTGATTCTCGCGGGTCTGGCGCTGGGGGTCGCCCTGGCCGTGGCGACGACGGCGGTCGGCATGGTCCTGCGTCAGGTCTTCATCGCGCCGGGCGAGGCTGAGAGTTCGCTGGGGCTGGACGCGGTCATGACCATCGACGCCACGGCGTCGAACCTGCGCTCGGACGCGGGGCTGACGGCGATGGCGCGGCTGGCCGGGGTGCTGCTGGACCTGTCGATCGACGGACGGCCGTTGCAGGTGTTCCAGTTCGTCGGCGACGACGCGGGCGCCAAATGCCGGCTGGCGCTGGGGGTGGCCCAGGCCATGGCCACGCAGGCGCGCGGGCCGGTTCTGCTGATCGATCTGGACGCGGCAGAGCACTATCGGCGCAAGGCCGGCGGGTCCGTGCAGCGACTGCCGGCAGGCAGGAGCCATCTGGAAGTCGCCCAGTCTGCCTCGGCCGGCCTGTGGGCCGCACTGAATCCGCTCGAGACGCCGTTGGGCGCTCCGACCGCGACGGTGCAAGACGGGAGGACCTTCCTCGACCTGATGCGCGGCGCCTTCAGCCGGATCGTACTGGTCGGGGCGCGAGATTTCGACACGCCGGAAGCAAGGCGCCTCCACGGTCTGGCCGACGCCAGCCTCCTCATCGTCCAGGCCGAGGCCACTCGAGCCCCCGCCGCCCGCCGAATGCGGGAGGTGGTCTTGGCCTCGGGCGGCGACCTGCTCGGATTCGTCTTCACGGGCCGCAAACATCATGTGCCGGAGGCGATCTACCGATGGCTCTAA
- a CDS encoding FkbM family methyltransferase, giving the protein MTLIRRIHKLTSQPAFRAEPIQVLYRAAHLAAASAVRRNPTFHLTRDGRERMRAPADLRYTTVTAFLLRDWVEPELRRLQRLLSPGDVFIDVGANVGLYALKAARLVGPTGRVLALEPGAEAYGHLTSNLALNAFDWAEAMKVAGSDRAGEAVLHHVPLGNDPQAFSLIANARADEGETVETVTLDSLVERCGLTRVDLIKIDVEGAEPLVIAGAKRMLATLRPSVIFECNAHINAGGETDAAAGQTWAMLAEAGYRFHRLMGDSFVAITRPPTEFCNIVAVHSERAAPFT; this is encoded by the coding sequence ATGACCCTGATCCGCCGCATCCACAAACTGACGTCCCAACCCGCCTTTCGTGCCGAACCGATCCAGGTCCTGTATCGCGCCGCCCACCTGGCGGCCGCCAGCGCGGTCCGGCGCAATCCGACCTTCCACCTGACGCGCGACGGGCGGGAGCGGATGCGAGCGCCCGCGGATCTGCGCTACACCACCGTCACCGCCTTTTTGCTGCGCGACTGGGTCGAGCCGGAGTTGCGCCGGTTGCAGCGGCTGCTGTCGCCGGGGGATGTCTTCATCGACGTCGGCGCCAATGTCGGCCTCTACGCCCTGAAGGCCGCGCGACTGGTCGGGCCGACCGGGCGGGTGCTGGCGCTGGAGCCGGGGGCGGAAGCCTATGGGCATCTGACGTCGAACTTGGCGCTGAACGCTTTCGACTGGGCCGAAGCGATGAAGGTCGCCGGGTCGGACCGGGCGGGCGAGGCGGTGCTGCATCACGTGCCGCTCGGGAATGATCCCCAGGCCTTTTCCCTCATCGCCAATGCGCGCGCGGACGAGGGCGAGACAGTGGAGACGGTGACGCTGGATAGTCTGGTCGAGCGCTGCGGCCTGACCCGCGTCGATCTGATCAAGATCGACGTCGAGGGCGCCGAGCCGCTGGTCATCGCCGGTGCGAAGCGGATGCTGGCGACGCTCAGGCCGTCGGTGATCTTCGAGTGCAACGCCCACATCAATGCGGGCGGGGAGACCGATGCGGCAGCCGGTCAGACCTGGGCGATGCTGGCCGAGGCAGGCTACCGCTTCCATCGGTTGATGGGCGACAGCTTCGTGGCCATCACCCGCCCCCCGACTGAGTTCTGCAATATCGTCGCCGTTCACTCAGAGCGTGCAGCGCCCTTCACCTAG